From a region of the Salvelinus alpinus chromosome 2, SLU_Salpinus.1, whole genome shotgun sequence genome:
- the LOC139543110 gene encoding voltage-dependent calcium channel subunit alpha-2/delta-2-like — MEMLDTLSDDDYVNVARFNEKAEAVVPCFKHLVQANVRNKKVFKEAVKLMQAKGFYFEIRSICAIRINTQEYLDMLGRPMVLAGSRDKQVQWTNVYQDALVRSPSSEHSAIPNL; from the exons ATGGAGATGCTGGACACTCTGTCTGATGACGACTATGTCAACGTGGCCAGG TTTAATGAAAAGGCCGAGGCAGTGGTCCCTTGCTTCAAACACCTGGTCCAGGCCAACGTTCGCAACAAGAAGGTCTTCAAAGAGGCTGTAAAGCTCATGCAAGCTAAAG gTTTCTATTTTGAGATCCGCTCCATCTGTGCCATAAGGATTAACACCCAG GAGTACCTGGATATGCTGGGCCGCCCGATGGTCCTGGCAGGCAGCCGTGACAAGCAGGTTCAGTGGACCAATGTCTATCAGGATGCCTTGGTGAGGTCACCTAGCTCAGAACATTCAGCTATACCTAATCTATAG